A stretch of Bacillota bacterium DNA encodes these proteins:
- a CDS encoding phosphoglycerate dehydrogenase, whose protein sequence is MKILIADSIAEQGIDTLRSFPEFEIDFLPRITPEELLEKIGDYEALIVRSRTKVTEDVIARAARLKVIGRAGVGVDNVDVDSATRRGIIVLNAPEGNTMSTAEHTWAMILALARNVPQACASLKAGNWERNRFTGVELYGKILGIIGLGRIGTEVARRAHSMHMKVIAYDPFLSKERASQLGTELSEFDEVISSADFITVHCPLTQETKGIVGQKEFKKMKDGVRIINCARGGIVDEKALYDAIVSGKVAGAALDVFEQEPPTGNPLIALDNVIVTPHLGASTEEAQINVAVDVAEQVAHVLLGQPYKNAVNAPRISAETLAAVGPFLPLAESLGKLLAGLCGAGIRKVRLTYGGDLADVDTSMIMASFLRGLLSKVMTEEVNIINSRILALGRGIGISESKEVNSFDFASVVIAEVDSDKGTHRAAGTLFGKRDPRIVEIDGYRADAPCEGHVLIIPHVDKPGVVGPVGMVLGRYGVNIGSMHVARKTAGGTALMLLGVDVIPGYFDGKGTRLEEILADILKVDGVQDVKLVDLSHQVSQLI, encoded by the coding sequence ATGAAGATACTGATTGCTGATTCAATTGCAGAGCAGGGGATAGATACCCTCCGTTCATTTCCAGAGTTTGAGATAGATTTCCTGCCTAGAATCACTCCCGAGGAACTTCTTGAAAAAATTGGAGATTATGAGGCTCTCATCGTCCGCAGCAGGACAAAGGTCACGGAGGATGTAATTGCTCGCGCGGCCCGGCTCAAGGTGATAGGGCGTGCCGGCGTTGGGGTAGATAATGTTGATGTGGATAGTGCCACCAGGCGAGGTATCATTGTCCTCAATGCTCCCGAGGGCAACACAATGTCCACTGCCGAGCATACCTGGGCCATGATTCTGGCTCTTGCGCGCAATGTGCCTCAGGCCTGCGCTTCACTAAAGGCTGGCAATTGGGAGCGCAACCGTTTCACTGGCGTTGAACTTTATGGGAAGATCCTGGGCATAATAGGACTGGGAAGAATCGGCACGGAAGTCGCTCGTAGAGCCCATTCGATGCATATGAAAGTCATCGCATACGACCCGTTCCTTTCCAAGGAAAGGGCGTCGCAGTTGGGCACGGAGCTTTCGGAATTTGATGAGGTTATATCCTCCGCTGATTTCATCACCGTACATTGCCCGCTTACCCAGGAAACGAAGGGCATTGTCGGTCAAAAAGAATTCAAGAAGATGAAAGATGGAGTCCGGATAATCAACTGTGCCCGTGGTGGCATTGTGGATGAGAAGGCCCTTTATGATGCCATTGTCTCGGGGAAAGTGGCAGGGGCGGCATTGGATGTGTTTGAGCAGGAGCCCCCTACGGGAAATCCTCTTATCGCGCTTGATAACGTGATCGTGACACCACATCTTGGCGCATCTACAGAAGAAGCGCAGATCAATGTGGCTGTAGATGTAGCGGAGCAGGTGGCACATGTCCTGCTTGGCCAGCCATACAAAAATGCCGTGAACGCGCCGAGGATCTCTGCAGAAACCTTGGCTGCTGTAGGGCCATTTCTACCCCTTGCGGAAAGCCTGGGGAAATTGCTTGCCGGGCTATGCGGAGCGGGTATAAGAAAGGTCAGGCTCACATATGGCGGCGACCTTGCTGATGTGGACACAAGCATGATCATGGCCTCATTCCTCAGGGGGCTCTTGAGCAAGGTCATGACAGAAGAGGTCAACATCATAAATTCGAGGATTCTGGCGCTCGGACGAGGTATCGGGATTTCTGAGTCGAAGGAGGTCAACTCCTTTGATTTCGCGAGCGTGGTAATAGCAGAGGTGGATAGCGACAAGGGTACTCATCGCGCCGCAGGGACTTTGTTTGGGAAGCGCGATCCTCGGATTGTGGAGATAGATGGGTACCGGGCTGACGCCCCCTGTGAAGGGCATGTATTGATAATTCCACATGTAGATAAGCCTGGAGTCGTGGGGCCGGTGGGCATGGTGCTTGGCAGGTATGGCGTCAATATCGGCTCGATGCATGTTGCCCGTAAGACTGCTGGTGGTACGGCATTGATGCTGCTTGGTGTCGACGTCATTCCTGGCTACTTCGATGGCAAGGGGACTCGGCTTGAAGAGATCCTGGCGGACATACTCAAGGTTGATGGTGTGCAAGATGTCAAGCTGGTGGACCTCTCCCATCAGGTTAGTCAGCTAATATAA
- a CDS encoding MurR/RpiR family transcriptional regulator, with translation MNVQSRIQTVYESLRPSEKKVADFLLKHADKVIYLSVSECADRCNVSEATIIRFARLLGLSGYQELKIEMARNLLTPTSDLYEEITPNDSLPEAVTKALRADSQAAADTLSIMDFGRLERAIQGISNAKQILLNGVGTSNLAVQYLGYKLLRLGIPVLSYQDPHLQLISTALLDQNSLVISISHSGATKEVINLIRAAKEKGATTISITNYERSPLAKYSDIMLLTSSKETPFGSGAASSLIAQLVVIDALFVGLALYRRETSFSFLEKTGETVKSQKI, from the coding sequence ATGAATGTTCAGAGTAGGATACAGACCGTCTATGAATCACTCCGGCCTTCCGAAAAGAAGGTGGCAGATTTTCTACTAAAACACGCGGACAAGGTAATCTACCTTTCTGTCTCCGAGTGCGCAGACAGATGTAACGTGAGTGAAGCAACCATCATTCGTTTTGCTCGCTTGCTTGGTCTGTCAGGCTATCAGGAATTGAAGATAGAGATGGCAAGAAATCTACTTACCCCGACCAGCGATCTCTATGAAGAAATTACTCCCAATGACAGCCTGCCAGAGGCGGTAACTAAGGCATTAAGAGCAGACAGTCAGGCCGCGGCTGATACACTCTCTATCATGGATTTCGGCAGATTAGAGAGGGCCATTCAGGGTATTTCCAACGCAAAACAGATTCTCCTAAATGGGGTGGGGACCTCGAATCTGGCGGTTCAATATTTAGGTTACAAGCTATTGAGGCTCGGCATCCCAGTTTTATCATACCAGGATCCTCATCTGCAGCTCATCTCAACGGCACTTCTCGACCAAAATAGCCTTGTAATAAGCATTTCCCACAGCGGGGCCACAAAAGAGGTGATAAACCTTATCAGGGCCGCAAAAGAAAAAGGGGCGACCACCATATCTATAACCAATTACGAGCGTTCTCCCCTCGCCAAATACTCGGACATCATGCTGTTGACATCCTCCAAGGAGACCCCTTTCGGGAGTGGAGCCGCGTCCTCTCTTATCGCCCAGCTTGTAGTCATTGACGCCCTATTCGTTGGTCTAGCGCTATATCGTCGCGAGACTTCATTCAGCTTCCTAGAAAAAACCGGTGAAACGGTGAAATCTCAGAAAATATAG
- the metG gene encoding methionine--tRNA ligase, with protein MQHEKETGEGQGRKFYLTTAIDYVNAEPHLGHAYEKIAADVIARFKRLCGYDTFFLTGTDEHSLNVARKAESEGLTPKEFCDRIVASFKRAWDILNVRPDRFIRTTDPDHVKTVQDIVRRANERGYIYEGTYSGWYCVSCEAFLREDDLVEGHCPLHPSKRVEWVEEKNYFFALSRFQDRLIDHIEKHPEFIQPETRKNEILNRLKDGLQDVSISRSTMAWGVPMPLDPQQVVYVWFDALINYVTGAGYMEGPEKFNKWWPADLHLIGKDITWFHCVIWPATLMACDLPLPKTVFGHGFVNIKGIKMSKSEGTVVDPIALAQKYGADPLRFYLMREIPFGRDGDFSVEGLINCYNSDLANDLGNLLNRAVAMTERFLGGVVPQPIKDFSAMPARDREFISESIEAIKRAREKMEGLSFSEAIEQIWTVVTGGNKYVDERAPWSLAKNEETRDQLNTVMYNVLESLRIAAITLSPFMPESCGRVWNQLGLDGRPESAGWNQAETWGIMKPGSKIRRGSPIFPRIESMEDTPGGTAEAGADHASKVERESGEGEAKTQPVVPEGIITIDDFAKVHLRVAKVMDAAKVAGADKLLRLEVDLGDERRQIVAGIAQQYSPDDLKGKLIVVVANLKPAKLRGLISQGMLLAATSAEGKISVLTVDREVEAGSKIR; from the coding sequence GTGCAGCATGAAAAAGAGACTGGTGAAGGGCAAGGCAGGAAGTTTTACCTGACCACTGCCATAGATTATGTGAATGCGGAGCCGCATTTGGGGCACGCGTATGAGAAGATTGCCGCAGATGTGATCGCAAGGTTTAAAAGGCTTTGCGGATATGATACTTTTTTTCTGACCGGCACAGATGAACATAGCCTCAATGTGGCTCGAAAGGCTGAATCAGAGGGCCTTACGCCTAAAGAATTCTGTGATCGGATCGTTGCATCCTTCAAGAGGGCGTGGGATATTTTGAATGTGCGGCCTGACAGATTCATCCGGACAACCGATCCGGATCATGTAAAGACCGTGCAGGATATCGTCAGGCGTGCCAATGAGCGCGGTTATATCTACGAAGGGACCTATTCAGGCTGGTATTGCGTTTCCTGCGAGGCGTTTTTGAGAGAGGATGATCTGGTGGAGGGACATTGTCCACTTCATCCCAGCAAGAGAGTTGAATGGGTTGAGGAAAAAAATTACTTCTTCGCCCTTTCGAGATTTCAGGATCGCCTTATAGACCACATCGAGAAACACCCAGAGTTCATTCAGCCTGAAACGCGGAAGAATGAGATATTGAACCGCCTCAAGGACGGCTTGCAGGATGTCAGCATATCCCGTTCTACCATGGCCTGGGGAGTCCCGATGCCACTTGACCCCCAGCAGGTTGTCTATGTCTGGTTTGATGCCCTGATCAATTATGTGACTGGCGCCGGTTATATGGAAGGGCCGGAGAAATTCAATAAATGGTGGCCCGCTGACCTGCACTTGATTGGGAAGGATATAACATGGTTCCATTGCGTCATCTGGCCTGCCACATTGATGGCATGTGACCTCCCGCTGCCGAAAACTGTCTTTGGCCATGGCTTCGTAAATATCAAGGGCATCAAAATGAGCAAGAGCGAGGGGACCGTGGTAGATCCCATCGCCTTGGCGCAAAAGTATGGAGCTGACCCACTGCGATTTTATTTGATGCGGGAGATTCCGTTCGGCCGCGATGGGGATTTCTCGGTGGAGGGGCTCATAAATTGCTACAATTCCGATCTTGCTAATGACCTTGGCAATCTGCTAAATCGTGCCGTGGCCATGACGGAGAGATTTCTTGGAGGCGTGGTGCCGCAGCCTATTAAGGATTTCAGCGCCATGCCGGCGCGTGATCGGGAATTCATATCCGAGTCAATTGAGGCCATCAAGAGGGCGCGGGAAAAGATGGAGGGACTCAGCTTTTCCGAAGCCATTGAGCAAATCTGGACGGTGGTCACAGGCGGGAACAAGTATGTTGATGAGAGGGCGCCGTGGTCGCTTGCAAAGAATGAAGAGACTCGGGACCAGCTGAACACAGTTATGTATAACGTGCTGGAATCCTTGCGGATTGCCGCCATCACATTGAGTCCATTCATGCCTGAATCGTGCGGCCGGGTCTGGAATCAACTCGGCCTCGATGGAAGACCGGAATCAGCCGGGTGGAATCAGGCAGAGACCTGGGGCATTATGAAGCCCGGAAGCAAGATAAGGAGGGGATCACCAATATTCCCACGTATTGAATCCATGGAAGATACGCCGGGAGGAACGGCGGAGGCGGGCGCTGATCATGCGTCTAAAGTTGAGCGCGAGTCTGGAGAAGGAGAAGCGAAGACGCAGCCAGTGGTGCCAGAAGGGATAATTACCATCGATGATTTTGCCAAAGTCCATTTAAGGGTAGCAAAGGTGATGGATGCTGCCAAAGTCGCCGGAGCAGACAAACTTCTCAGGCTTGAGGTGGACCTTGGGGATGAAAGGCGTCAGATCGTGGCCGGCATAGCTCAGCAATATTCCCCGGATGACCTTAAGGGCAAGCTAATTGTAGTAGTGGCCAACCTGAAGCCAGCGAAGCTCAGGGGACTCATTTCCCAGGGTATGCTTCTTGCGGCAACCAGCGCCGAAGGCAAGATCTCAGTTCTGACTGTTGACCGCGAGGTTGAGGCGGGATCGAAGATTCGATGA
- a CDS encoding alanine--glyoxylate aminotransferase family protein: MSAGQVHDLFVGSMNFEEKFDLFIPGPTPIPPRVVRAMSRPIINHRGSEFHKVFKNITEKAKELLKTSGDAIILTSSGTGGMEAAASNLLSPGDHVLVGVAGAFGERYAKILEAYHVNVTRIRSSEPGKAVDPAHFEEELKRDPKIKAVFVTQNETSTGVRTDVRSIARIAKEHGALVIVDAISSFAAMELSMDDWGVDVVIAASQKALMTPPGLAVVGVSKDAWKAMESATLPRFYFDLRLAKRSAEKWETPATPAVSLLFGLDEALSIIFEQGPENFIKHHEVLSQMARSGVAALGFPLLAQDDCASTTVTAVKGLEGMSADEFRRQVRKYEVVLAGGQGELSGKIFRLAHLGYISQMDIIKAISAIELALADMGHPVKFGSGVAAAMSAMRGKQVGE; encoded by the coding sequence ATGTCTGCTGGACAAGTTCATGATCTATTTGTAGGCTCTATGAATTTCGAGGAGAAATTCGACCTTTTCATTCCCGGTCCCACACCTATTCCGCCTCGAGTGGTCAGGGCCATGTCAAGACCGATTATAAACCACCGCGGCTCGGAATTTCATAAGGTATTCAAGAATATCACTGAGAAGGCGAAGGAACTTCTCAAAACCAGTGGCGATGCTATTATACTGACCTCGTCCGGGACCGGCGGCATGGAGGCTGCCGCAAGTAACCTCTTATCCCCTGGTGATCATGTGCTGGTTGGTGTAGCAGGCGCTTTTGGAGAGCGTTATGCCAAGATCCTGGAGGCCTATCATGTAAATGTGACCAGAATACGTTCCAGCGAACCGGGGAAGGCCGTGGATCCTGCTCACTTTGAGGAAGAATTGAAACGTGATCCTAAAATCAAGGCAGTCTTTGTGACCCAGAATGAGACTTCTACAGGCGTAAGGACGGATGTCAGGTCTATAGCCAGGATAGCCAAGGAACACGGAGCCCTGGTCATCGTAGACGCGATAAGTTCTTTTGCGGCCATGGAACTCTCCATGGATGACTGGGGCGTGGACGTAGTCATTGCGGCATCACAGAAGGCTCTTATGACGCCTCCGGGACTCGCTGTTGTTGGTGTAAGCAAGGATGCCTGGAAAGCGATGGAGAGCGCAACGCTGCCGCGATTCTATTTTGACCTTCGCCTTGCCAAGCGGTCGGCTGAAAAATGGGAGACACCAGCTACACCGGCTGTCTCGCTGTTATTCGGCCTCGATGAAGCTCTGAGCATCATCTTCGAACAAGGGCCTGAGAATTTCATCAAGCATCATGAGGTTCTTTCTCAGATGGCCAGGAGCGGGGTAGCGGCGCTTGGTTTTCCGCTTCTAGCCCAGGATGATTGTGCGTCTACCACGGTAACGGCCGTAAAGGGGCTCGAGGGAATGAGCGCAGATGAATTCAGGCGACAGGTGCGGAAATATGAGGTGGTATTAGCTGGAGGGCAGGGAGAGCTTTCGGGCAAGATCTTCAGACTTGCGCACCTCGGGTACATAAGTCAAATGGATATTATAAAGGCCATATCCGCAATTGAGCTTGCGTTGGCGGACATGGGGCATCCGGTCAAATTCGGGTCAGGGGTTGCAGCCGCCATGAGTGCCATGCGTGGGAAGCAGGTGGGAGAATGA